Below is a genomic region from Fibrobacter sp. UWH4.
TGTTCTTGACGACGGAGTCGATCACAGCCTTGGTGTTTTCAACCAGCTGATCAACGCCGAAGGAGAGCTTGCCTACGGGGGCATGGACGTTGGCGCCCTTGTCAACGCGGTACTGGATCTTACCAGCCTTGAGTTCCTTAACCGTCTGGGCCACGTTAACCGTAACCGTGCCGGCCTTCGGAGAAGGCATCAAACCGCGAGGACCGAGGACCTTAGCGACCTTACTAATCACCGGCATCATGTCGGGAGTAGCAACGACGGAATCAAAGTCCAGCCAGCCTTCCTGAATCTTCTGAACCAAGTCAGCACCACCAGCGTAGTCTGCGCCTGCGTTCTTTGCAACTTCAAGATTATTGTCCTTGCAGAAAACC
It encodes:
- the rplA gene encoding 50S ribosomal protein L1 — protein: MFRGKKYKKIAESIDRNKAYDLAEAVQILKKSELKFDQTVEIHFNLGVDPKHSDQVVRGTVVLPHGTGRQVRVLVFCKDNNLEVAKNAGADYAGGADLVQKIQEGWLDFDSVVATPDMMPVISKVAKVLGPRGLMPSPKAGTVTVNVAQTVKELKAGKIQYRVDKGANVHAPVGKLSFGVDQLVENTKAVIDSVVKNKPQSSKGTYIKSLTLSATMAPGIKLDMALTR